The sequence AACCCTAAATAGTTATTAGATGACATTTGAAGAATCTTTTTATCTTTATAAGTAATATATGGGCCTGATTTTGAAGATACAGGCTTAAAATCTCTATAAAGATTTTGTGTTTTAATTTCTTTTAGATTTTCTTCAAGAAAATTGTAAAATTCAGACGACATTTTGCATTTTATCCAATTGATCGTTACATTTCTGTATTACCATATCAGGTGTAATATTTTTAAGACAGGCATTGTCTTCAGGACATTTTTTGCTCCTTAAATCACACGGGACACAAGGAATATTTGAGTAAAGAGCTGTATGAATATCACCCCATGCTTTCCATTTTTCTGGATTCATAGGTCCATATATTCCTATTACAGGAGTATTCAGGGCTGCTGCTATGTGAAGGGTGCCTGAGTCGACCCCGACTACAAAATTCATTCTGCTTATTAAAGCCATACTATCTTGAATTGATAATTTTCCACACAGGTTAACTGGTTCTATAATTAGTTTATGTTCTATTGAGGCATGTATTTTTTCATACATTTGGTCATCTTTTTCTGTGCCTGTATAAAAAATTTGCGCTCCTTTTTGATTTATAAGGTATTTAATTACTTCTGCAAACTTTTCAGGCTGCCATTCCTTCTTTGGATTTCCACTTGTAGCATGGATTAAGATTTTAGGTGCTTCTTTGATATTAAAATCTTCTAATATTCGGTCTATCTTTACACGTGAATCCTCAGAAATCCAATTTTCTAAATAATTATCCGTTACAGGAACGTTATCTGCTCTTAGTATGTCAAGAAAACATTCAATTTCATGCTTGTTTTTAATATATTGGACTCTTTTAGTCAGCAATAATCCTCTATATTCTGTATTAAAACCGATTCTTTCTTTTATACCAGCTAAAAATACAAGAATAGCGCTTGATAATGATCTTTTTAGTACATAGGCTTTATCATATTTTCGTTCTTTTAGTAATTTAACATAGCTAAAGAAGTTCTGCTTAGCTTTTGGTGTGCTTTCATATTTATGTTTTCTAGTTGTATCAAATGTAATTAAATTGTCAATATAGGGACAGTCAATCAATACATCACCTGAAACAGGTCCAACAAGCATATCAATTTGTGCATCAGGATAAGCCCTTCTTAAATTACGCAAAAAGGGTATGGTAAGAATAGTATCACCTATAAATCTATATCTAACTACGAGTATTCTAGTCATTAAAGATATTTTTCCTTTGTGGTATTGATCTTCTTTACTTTGCAATTACTGCAAGATGAATTTAGAATTGTTTTCTAATTAAATACTCTAAATTATTGAGTAGTGCAACAACGTAAGCTAAGTGGCTGTGCAGGAATGTCTCATGTCATCACGAGGTTTCTTTTAGAAGCCGTGGTGATCTTTCCAATTCTGAATAATGGCTTTTAATAGTAAAATAGATAGATTGCCACAGATTCCTTCGGAATCTTCGCAATGACAGAGGTTGTTTTTCTGACTCGTACATTTTTTATTTCCTGGATAGGTTCTAAGCCACATTCTCAAGTTAAGTATCATTCCAGTGAGGACTTAATTTAGGTAATGGATATTACCAAATTACTTAAATCAATTTCTATATCTAATTTTAATGCAAAAATAGGAATTTCCGTTTCAACTTTATCAATAATTGACGCTAATTTGACTGCATCTTTTTCTGTCGTTATTATTGCTTCTATTTCAAGCTTTTTAGCTTCTGTAAATATATTTTTTAGATCATCTCTAGTGTAAAGATGGTGATCTGTAAACTCTTTTGAAATAGCTACATCAATATTTTGCTTTTGAAGATAATTAAAGAAAAACTCTGGCTGAGCTATTCCTGTAATTGCATAGGCTCTTACGGGTGAATTAAGTACTTCTGAGG comes from Candidatus Melainabacteria bacterium RIFOXYA2_FULL_32_9 and encodes:
- a CDS encoding lipopolysaccharide heptosyltransferase II, translated to MTRILVVRYRFIGDTILTIPFLRNLRRAYPDAQIDMLVGPVSGDVLIDCPYIDNLITFDTTRKHKYESTPKAKQNFFSYVKLLKERKYDKAYVLKRSLSSAILVFLAGIKERIGFNTEYRGLLLTKRVQYIKNKHEIECFLDILRADNVPVTDNYLENWISEDSRVKIDRILEDFNIKEAPKILIHATSGNPKKEWQPEKFAEVIKYLINQKGAQIFYTGTEKDDQMYEKIHASIEHKLIIEPVNLCGKLSIQDSMALISRMNFVVGVDSGTLHIAAALNTPVIGIYGPMNPEKWKAWGDIHTALYSNIPCVPCDLRSKKCPEDNACLKNITPDMVIQKCNDQLDKMQNVV